In Saccharolobus solfataricus, a genomic segment contains:
- the cmr5 gene encoding type III-B CRISPR module-associated protein Cmr5 produces the protein MTEVQEEKDYKLAIEAFNLVYNALDKKAREKFRSRARDMVEEIYTSGFIPTLFYIISKAGLENNNDKLTALLNSPSSKSIDLGSSDEASYMAYLFVILYYLSERNIINKEFLINKLKNNRLELIDKLYELSPIISARIKRYLMAIKRLAEALIEVR, from the coding sequence ATGACTGAAGTACAAGAGGAGAAAGATTATAAACTAGCTATTGAGGCATTTAACCTAGTCTATAATGCTCTAGATAAGAAGGCTAGAGAAAAATTTAGGAGTAGGGCAAGGGATATGGTGGAGGAGATATATACTTCTGGGTTCATCCCCACGTTGTTTTACATAATATCAAAAGCTGGGTTAGAGAATAATAATGATAAACTAACCGCGTTATTAAATTCTCCCTCTTCAAAGAGCATTGATCTGGGCAGTAGCGATGAGGCTTCTTATATGGCCTATTTGTTTGTCATTCTGTACTATCTGTCTGAGAGAAACATTATAAATAAAGAGTTTCTAATTAATAAACTCAAGAATAACCGTTTAGAACTCATAGACAAGTTGTATGAGTTGTCTCCTATAATTTCCGCCAGGATAAAGAGGTATTTAATGGCAATAAAGAGATTGGCTGAGGCTTTAATAGAGGTGAGGTAA
- the cmr3 gene encoding type III-B CRISPR module-associated protein Cmr3 gives MKRVLIKPLEPLMFRSQGEFEPLITGSHTAAQSLIIPRPSTIAGMLGYILFNKSSGTGDWLSDLTNLLDTIYGTFIETNGEYLFPLRMGNHLALVDQQHLINLPILLEKEYEQREKGIYELFYDKNKLFQIINHQDRIGISIDKSTRTVKEHYLYSARYLAFKKEVNYVIFIDNDAISDKINGKIVNFGGENRIAKLEVDDYKVDTSIEEEYYLTLSPILIPDEALDDLLDNISDYVTMGKVDKISLGFDIANTKRKEMLTAILEGSIVKRSIIDFIKKEINNNLLDRFTKYEKIGYNTLMNLCKLAFRKILS, from the coding sequence ATGAAGAGAGTGTTAATAAAACCATTAGAACCGTTAATGTTTAGAAGTCAGGGGGAATTTGAGCCCTTAATTACCGGTTCCCACACTGCAGCACAGTCTTTAATAATACCAAGACCTTCTACAATTGCCGGAATGTTAGGTTATATATTATTTAACAAGAGTTCTGGGACTGGGGACTGGTTATCGGACTTAACGAATTTGCTAGATACTATATATGGAACTTTCATAGAGACTAATGGAGAGTATTTATTTCCTCTCAGAATGGGCAATCATTTAGCTTTAGTAGACCAACAACATCTTATAAATCTACCTATTTTGCTAGAAAAAGAGTACGAACAACGGGAGAAGGGGATTTATGAACTTTTTTATGATAAAAATAAACTATTCCAGATCATAAATCATCAAGATAGGATAGGAATAAGTATAGATAAAAGTACCAGAACTGTTAAGGAACATTATCTTTACTCAGCTAGATATTTAGCATTTAAGAAGGAGGTTAATTACGTAATATTCATAGATAATGATGCGATAAGTGATAAGATAAATGGTAAAATAGTGAACTTTGGAGGAGAAAATAGAATAGCTAAGCTTGAAGTTGATGATTATAAAGTGGATACAAGTATTGAAGAAGAGTATTACTTAACACTATCTCCTATCTTAATTCCCGATGAAGCTTTAGATGATTTACTTGATAACATAAGCGATTATGTTACAATGGGTAAGGTGGATAAGATAAGCTTAGGATTCGATATTGCTAATACTAAAAGAAAAGAGATGCTAACGGCTATTTTAGAGGGTAGTATAGTCAAGAGAAGTATTATTGATTTTATTAAAAAGGAGATTAACAACAATTTGCTAGATAGGTTTACTAAATATGAAAAAATAGGATATAACACTCTTATGAATCTTTGCAAGTTAGCGTTCAGAAAGATATTAAGCTAA
- the cmr1 gene encoding type III-B CRISPR module RAMP protein Cmr1, whose translation MEELLMSFKLKAIYPLTGGYNRHSINEFYEENVRPTEIKGLWRWWNRVLFNTVSYVKEGKLYTYDSIDRLFEDVFGSENKKSAVRLEVITDEGSDNHFELSNVELDNVIDCLKANREEKVNLDFRDNTLIIEIEGSTKIPISFKSNLDIDKIKDLVYKNKLLSFELLGFKSIKIDTKISDKEVIKEILRDLITNYLEYFNIKQEVTFTLNIYLDKSLKHKQNFDAKLKFALHSLLVFILLGGIGRKTSRGFGGLSIVNAECHDGLCGEIYGIVNNMESEKEKKDLATVLPNIIFSQTIEQYFSELINNESYKLRSWNNNSDFFVYYFIKDINILRINRIDTNVNRNGIENILNRISNELSASGNCLKDLIMQEMRRRAFALAFLGNRKFRNIHEIYPRILEFLYANYIKREFVNLIGKERRLSNLRFKILEINNTYYIISYLLYSSYLKDPNSSIKDTLYQFARCVI comes from the coding sequence ATGGAGGAGTTGTTAATGTCTTTTAAGCTAAAGGCTATTTATCCGTTAACCGGAGGTTATAATAGGCATAGTATAAACGAATTTTATGAAGAGAACGTTAGGCCTACTGAAATTAAGGGTTTATGGAGGTGGTGGAATAGGGTTTTATTCAATACAGTAAGTTATGTGAAAGAAGGAAAGCTTTACACTTACGACTCTATAGATAGGCTATTTGAGGACGTTTTCGGAAGTGAAAACAAGAAGTCTGCAGTAAGGTTAGAGGTGATAACTGATGAGGGAAGCGATAATCATTTTGAACTATCTAATGTTGAGTTAGATAATGTGATAGATTGCCTAAAGGCAAATAGGGAAGAAAAAGTGAATTTAGACTTTAGAGATAATACGCTAATTATTGAAATAGAAGGCTCAACTAAAATTCCCATTTCTTTTAAATCTAATTTAGATATAGATAAAATTAAGGATCTAGTATATAAGAATAAACTTCTTAGCTTTGAGCTCTTAGGTTTTAAGAGTATTAAAATAGATACAAAGATTTCTGATAAGGAAGTAATTAAGGAAATCTTGCGTGATCTAATTACAAATTATTTAGAATACTTTAATATTAAGCAAGAAGTTACATTCACTCTTAATATTTATCTAGATAAGAGTCTTAAGCATAAGCAAAACTTTGATGCTAAGCTTAAGTTTGCGCTACATAGTCTATTAGTTTTTATACTGTTAGGAGGAATTGGAAGGAAAACAAGTAGAGGATTTGGTGGTTTATCAATAGTTAATGCAGAATGTCACGACGGATTATGTGGTGAAATATATGGAATAGTAAATAATATGGAGTCAGAAAAAGAAAAAAAGGATCTCGCTACAGTTCTTCCAAATATCATTTTTTCGCAAACTATTGAACAATATTTTAGTGAGCTAATAAATAATGAAAGCTATAAATTGAGATCATGGAATAATAACTCAGATTTTTTTGTTTATTATTTTATAAAAGATATCAATATATTGAGAATTAATAGAATAGACACTAACGTTAACAGAAATGGGATAGAAAATATCTTAAATAGGATATCTAATGAACTATCAGCCTCTGGTAACTGCCTTAAAGACCTCATAATGCAAGAAATGAGAAGGAGAGCCTTTGCTTTAGCATTTCTTGGAAATAGAAAATTTAGAAATATTCATGAAATTTATCCTAGAATATTGGAATTTCTATACGCTAATTACATCAAAAGAGAATTTGTAAATTTGATAGGAAAAGAAAGAAGGTTATCCAACTTAAGGTTTAAGATTCTTGAGATCAATAATACTTATTATATAATTTCATATTTACTTTATTCCAGTTATCTTAAAGATCCAAATTCGAGCATAAAGGATACGTTATATCAGTTTGCTAGATGTGTGATTTAA
- the cmr6 gene encoding type III-B CRISPR module RAMP protein Cmr6, with the protein MKMSISTHLPRILDTLNRNNINLFSALSLTSIVYNNFGEFLSNKQSYSANNPLLKYQIIILKDKNKTKDVEEKKSLFKREIAELVSRNFKLEGEKVKKYFDNLKEILKSLKYTIVDFEITTRTRALIGVSTSLGKLIFDSGISFDPYMNLPYIPASEIKGIVRSYIEDKLGEQDAEEIFGNEEMEGNVNFTDAYPTRPENFLFVPDVITPHYNKKKSEADAEPKPAIHLTIAPKVSFRFLIYYKREDVGKPICDSLPLVIMKGLGARSSVGYSLFELSKIEVIR; encoded by the coding sequence ATGAAAATGAGTATAAGTACTCATTTACCAAGAATTTTAGACACATTAAATAGAAATAATATTAATCTATTCTCGGCACTGAGTTTAACCAGCATAGTATACAATAACTTTGGAGAATTTCTCTCGAATAAACAGTCATATAGTGCTAATAACCCACTATTAAAGTATCAAATTATAATCCTAAAAGATAAAAATAAAACTAAGGATGTCGAAGAGAAGAAAAGCCTATTTAAGAGGGAAATAGCTGAACTTGTCTCAAGGAACTTTAAATTAGAGGGCGAAAAAGTAAAGAAATATTTTGATAATCTCAAAGAAATACTAAAGTCGTTAAAATACACGATAGTAGACTTTGAAATAACTACTAGGACGAGGGCTTTAATAGGAGTTTCAACTTCTTTAGGTAAGCTGATTTTTGACTCTGGGATTTCTTTCGATCCATACATGAACTTGCCTTACATACCTGCATCTGAAATTAAAGGTATTGTGAGAAGTTATATTGAGGATAAACTAGGCGAGCAAGATGCTGAGGAAATTTTCGGTAATGAGGAAATGGAAGGTAATGTAAACTTTACAGATGCCTATCCTACTAGGCCTGAGAATTTCTTGTTTGTACCAGACGTAATTACACCTCATTATAATAAGAAGAAGTCTGAGGCTGATGCTGAGCCTAAGCCGGCTATTCATTTAACTATAGCTCCTAAAGTTTCGTTTAGATTTTTAATTTACTATAAGAGGGAAGATGTAGGAAAACCAATTTGTGATTCCTTACCTCTGGTGATTATGAAAGGTTTAGGTGCTAGATCTTCTGTTGGATATTCCTTATTTGAATTAAGTAAGATAGAGGTGATTAGATGA
- the cmr7A gene encoding CRISPR system CMR subunit Cmr7A, which translates to MTSGAGWEEQVFLPITNSISSEDNNQIKIGSSVSIEYNQNGQHVSQIDDKGLHNILVLTGYAIDESTGELVPTFDPCDYVKGILISGKILKGNHFKIIGIPSNKLYIIRKKDVHGNITFSLPIKNFNTGTYQVDLRDKVTSFVSLDRDVAKTIVDNVLAKIYAKIYNSLNKEQKDKLYRDVEEIFNYYSIKSLKSNP; encoded by the coding sequence ATGACTAGTGGAGCTGGATGGGAAGAGCAGGTATTTTTACCAATAACAAATTCTATTTCTTCTGAGGATAATAATCAAATAAAAATTGGAAGTAGTGTTTCAATAGAATATAATCAGAATGGACAACATGTCAGTCAAATCGATGATAAGGGGCTTCATAATATCTTAGTACTTACAGGTTATGCAATAGATGAAAGTACCGGCGAACTAGTACCTACTTTTGATCCTTGTGATTACGTAAAAGGAATTTTGATAAGTGGTAAAATTTTAAAAGGTAACCATTTTAAGATTATCGGCATTCCTTCAAACAAATTATATATAATTCGCAAGAAGGACGTGCATGGAAATATAACTTTTAGTCTTCCAATAAAAAACTTTAATACGGGAACCTATCAAGTAGATCTAAGAGATAAAGTCACATCGTTTGTAAGTTTAGACCGAGATGTCGCTAAGACAATTGTTGACAATGTTTTAGCGAAAATCTATGCGAAAATCTATAATAGTTTAAATAAAGAGCAAAAGGATAAGCTTTATAGGGATGTAGAAGAAATATTCAACTACTATTCAATAAAAAGTTTAAAATCGAATCCCTAA
- the csa5 gene encoding type I-A CRISPR-associated protein Csa5, producing the protein MRVANLLAVGFLYSESPTLVDRFANALSKEAVTKVLYDVQRIVQMGIDRGEIVSTTTMIQGKEYPAVNVSSSEGKYTVVGYLPTNQDIEYFLRMIEEDVYYARKAGALAMSIANRTKLVSKSEQGGEKK; encoded by the coding sequence GTGAGGGTAGCCAACTTGTTGGCTGTGGGCTTCCTCTATAGCGAGTCTCCAACACTAGTGGATAGGTTTGCTAATGCCTTATCCAAAGAGGCTGTGACTAAGGTTCTATATGATGTTCAAAGGATTGTACAGATGGGTATTGATAGGGGTGAGATAGTGAGCACGACAACTATGATTCAAGGAAAGGAATATCCCGCTGTTAACGTGTCTTCAAGTGAGGGGAAGTACACGGTAGTGGGTTATCTACCGACTAACCAAGATATAGAATATTTTCTTAGGATGATTGAGGAAGATGTGTATTATGCTAGGAAGGCTGGTGCGTTAGCCATGAGTATAGCAAATAGGACTAAGTTAGTTAGTAAGAGTGAACAAGGTGGTGAAAAGAAATGA
- the cmr4 gene encoding type III-B CRISPR module RAMP protein Cmr4 — protein sequence MTYYTFVKPFFIKAVTHLHVSSGTSVEEEVDLPFQRDELNYPTIFASSLKGAIKSFLLKEYSNAREIIYKVLGSDENPDEASLGSFLDAVLFAIPARSIGVSGLDEAWVYVTTYELLRKVKSLLESMNTLSATQFTSLLDAINNILQESKNLIISDNAASVILNEDFYVELSNIQNEYIQSLLGDMLIENSTYNQSNQNSQSQGNHLVKPLIVLKDSIGREVINRSLIRVRRIKIKRSSKTVEEGGLWSEEYVPVNSLFFSSFLARGSKDTAYFADCILRKTRYLILGGKETIGKGIVELRWLND from the coding sequence ATGACTTATTACACTTTTGTTAAACCTTTTTTTATTAAGGCAGTAACTCACTTGCATGTAAGTTCTGGAACATCTGTAGAAGAGGAAGTAGATTTACCTTTTCAAAGAGATGAGTTAAACTATCCCACAATATTTGCATCTAGTCTTAAGGGTGCAATAAAATCGTTCCTACTAAAGGAATATAGTAATGCAAGAGAAATAATTTATAAGGTTTTAGGTTCTGACGAAAATCCTGACGAAGCCTCTCTAGGATCTTTTTTGGATGCAGTTCTTTTTGCTATTCCTGCCAGAAGTATAGGCGTTAGCGGTCTCGATGAAGCATGGGTTTATGTTACCACGTATGAACTTCTCAGGAAGGTAAAATCACTTCTAGAATCGATGAACACTTTATCCGCTACACAATTTACCTCTCTTCTGGACGCTATTAATAACATTCTCCAAGAGAGTAAAAATTTGATAATTTCTGATAATGCGGCTAGTGTGATCTTAAACGAGGACTTTTACGTAGAATTGAGTAATATTCAAAACGAGTATATTCAGTCTCTTTTAGGAGACATGCTAATTGAGAATTCAACGTATAACCAGAGTAACCAAAATTCTCAGTCTCAAGGAAACCACTTAGTAAAGCCTTTAATAGTCCTTAAGGATTCAATAGGTAGGGAAGTGATTAATAGGTCATTAATAAGAGTGAGAAGGATAAAAATTAAGAGAAGTAGTAAAACCGTGGAAGAAGGTGGTTTATGGTCTGAAGAATATGTTCCAGTGAACTCATTGTTCTTTTCCTCTTTTTTAGCTAGAGGAAGTAAGGATACCGCATATTTTGCTGACTGTATTTTAAGGAAAACAAGATACTTAATTTTAGGAGGTAAGGAAACTATAGGTAAAGGAATTGTTGAATTGAGGTGGTTAAATGACTGA
- the cas10 gene encoding type III-B CRISPR-associated protein Cas10/Cmr2: MSTDDNSREEFLNYKIMALLHDPPNKAWVITSRAHNLTVQLRSVRARKSHERVAKYIINQLFGDINSKTVDNADKLASSIDRYLGSIVYKEYSLFRNRSIFLKNILLSNIQRDVGNLFPKDKSKLDNLISEYKKLLNVTNTTNLNILKYQLFYLIYELIWIDSRYENTPAETRNPTHTIFDHLYATAAMMNWIFSLEKEAKGYLLGIDTIGVADFISKGKKTRDLWISSYLVSALLWYVITWFIEEYGPDVILFPSLRFNQFYAFYLLEKLRKEKISEDVIDEIKELITKYIFNGDDLFEKLEIPPYPIIPGRITLILPGLIREGEEYTQVPDDNYFISKVKERYNEGWRKLIEGLKCYSELKREDGFWNLVCRVLKLTEDLLQTTPLNIRVKQVSVTKDEIFNNSKLRSDSWKIYDNKYRQLVSEFKKSKLVKVTPESRLKLFELTKFDKLPQIGEKSKRGYEFCTSCGVLPAVIIMPKEDEFEKKLIELGIARDEKDVRSIKNMISPGERLCPWCLVKRALGAEPRLMRILLLGDLCSVEKIVNEIVSKDVKIEIPSTSDIASIKTFEEMIEKKNEICEDLKEEEVCEKPNESMLSMWQRFNKNYYTGINLTIDPEEYWFSEKRRRYYFSLFRRHRITFPSPYYALVRADSDYLGDLLEGKLTPYLAGIIDSGDYANISEKKEEVNKLLEEYLVNAGSGPIVDYVKTVLECIRGNLNKCSCAVKIYSNEVAEVMFRANRLLRKKLEKIDVEREVENSLKYFRTILKEGRIIVTPAWHVSISSALNRGLLVELELINKHKGFVIYAGGDDLLAMLPVDEVLDFVKESRRAFAGVSTGRLGNMCLENGFARINNAYYPSLPIVGRSYSVIIAHYADPLFFVINDSYNLLEEGKEMIRYRVMYNGEYKDAKKDVAIFRYQGLTSVIPLSLKRPIVNSVSDFNEIASIIDLILELKKRIDEGHISVSLLYDYEEYKHLIVASDEKYLTEFLVKDWIKRNSLRKHVEFTIDEKLYGVRLTIENYPIKIPNDLISNIVYTLRIIYGGEK, from the coding sequence ATGAGTACTGATGATAATTCTAGAGAAGAATTCTTAAACTACAAAATTATGGCATTACTTCATGATCCTCCAAATAAGGCGTGGGTGATAACAAGTCGTGCACATAATCTAACAGTGCAGTTAAGAAGCGTAAGAGCTAGGAAAAGTCATGAAAGAGTGGCTAAGTATATAATCAATCAATTATTCGGCGATATTAATTCTAAAACAGTTGATAATGCAGACAAATTAGCTAGTTCCATAGATAGATATCTAGGTAGTATCGTATATAAAGAATATAGCTTATTCAGAAATAGATCAATATTCTTAAAGAACATACTTCTATCAAATATTCAAAGGGATGTAGGCAATTTATTTCCTAAAGATAAATCTAAACTAGATAATTTAATATCAGAATATAAAAAGCTATTAAATGTTACAAATACAACTAATCTTAATATTTTGAAATATCAATTGTTTTATCTAATTTATGAACTAATATGGATAGATTCTAGATATGAAAATACTCCTGCAGAGACTAGAAACCCTACTCACACAATATTTGACCATTTATATGCAACTGCTGCAATGATGAACTGGATATTTAGTCTAGAGAAAGAAGCAAAAGGTTACTTACTAGGAATAGATACTATAGGAGTTGCGGACTTCATAAGCAAGGGAAAGAAGACTAGGGACTTATGGATTTCTAGTTATTTAGTGTCAGCCCTACTCTGGTACGTAATTACCTGGTTTATTGAGGAGTACGGCCCTGACGTTATACTTTTCCCCTCGTTAAGGTTTAATCAATTTTATGCGTTTTACCTTTTAGAAAAATTAAGAAAAGAAAAAATATCAGAGGATGTTATAGATGAAATAAAGGAGTTAATAACTAAGTACATATTTAATGGTGACGATCTGTTTGAGAAATTGGAAATCCCGCCCTATCCGATAATACCTGGTAGGATTACGTTAATCTTACCGGGGTTAATAAGGGAAGGTGAAGAATATACGCAAGTTCCAGACGATAATTACTTCATTTCTAAGGTAAAGGAGAGATATAATGAAGGTTGGCGTAAGCTAATTGAGGGATTAAAGTGTTATTCTGAACTAAAGAGGGAAGATGGTTTCTGGAATTTAGTATGTAGAGTGTTAAAACTGACGGAGGATTTACTTCAAACTACTCCTTTAAACATTCGTGTGAAACAAGTGAGTGTAACTAAGGATGAGATATTTAACAATAGCAAATTACGCTCAGATTCGTGGAAGATTTACGACAATAAATATCGTCAATTAGTTAGTGAGTTTAAGAAGAGTAAATTAGTGAAAGTTACTCCCGAGTCACGCTTAAAATTATTTGAATTAACTAAATTTGACAAGTTACCTCAAATTGGTGAGAAATCTAAAAGAGGTTACGAATTCTGTACTTCATGTGGTGTTTTGCCAGCGGTAATTATAATGCCCAAGGAAGACGAATTCGAGAAAAAATTAATTGAGCTCGGAATTGCGAGAGACGAGAAAGACGTAAGATCTATAAAGAATATGATTTCACCAGGTGAGAGGCTTTGCCCATGGTGTTTAGTGAAAAGGGCCTTAGGTGCTGAGCCCAGACTTATGAGAATTCTTTTGCTAGGAGATCTTTGCAGCGTTGAGAAGATTGTAAATGAAATCGTTAGTAAAGATGTTAAGATAGAAATTCCGTCAACTAGTGATATTGCATCGATTAAAACTTTTGAGGAAATGATTGAGAAGAAAAACGAAATCTGTGAAGATCTAAAGGAAGAGGAAGTTTGCGAGAAGCCTAATGAGAGTATGCTTTCTATGTGGCAGCGGTTTAATAAAAATTACTATACTGGGATAAATCTTACTATAGATCCTGAGGAGTATTGGTTTAGTGAAAAGAGGAGGAGATATTATTTCTCTCTCTTTAGAAGACATAGAATAACTTTTCCATCACCTTATTACGCTTTAGTTAGGGCTGATAGCGATTACTTAGGGGATTTGTTAGAAGGTAAGTTAACTCCTTATTTGGCTGGAATTATTGATTCTGGAGATTATGCTAATATTAGTGAGAAGAAAGAGGAAGTAAATAAATTATTAGAGGAATATTTAGTAAATGCCGGAAGTGGGCCAATAGTAGATTACGTTAAGACAGTATTAGAGTGTATAAGGGGAAATTTAAATAAGTGTTCATGTGCAGTGAAAATTTATTCTAACGAAGTTGCCGAAGTAATGTTTAGGGCAAATCGTCTGTTACGTAAAAAACTCGAAAAGATAGACGTAGAGAGAGAAGTCGAAAACAGTCTTAAATATTTTAGAACTATTTTGAAAGAGGGAAGGATAATAGTTACTCCCGCTTGGCATGTATCGATTTCTTCAGCACTCAATAGGGGGCTTCTCGTAGAATTAGAATTGATTAATAAACATAAGGGATTTGTAATTTATGCGGGGGGAGATGATTTATTGGCAATGTTGCCAGTAGATGAAGTTTTAGATTTTGTTAAGGAGAGTAGGAGGGCATTTGCAGGAGTTAGTACTGGAAGATTAGGTAACATGTGCTTAGAGAATGGATTCGCTAGAATCAATAATGCTTACTATCCTTCATTACCTATAGTAGGCAGATCGTATTCTGTAATTATAGCACATTATGCCGATCCTCTATTTTTCGTCATAAATGATTCTTATAATCTTTTAGAGGAGGGGAAGGAAATGATAAGATATAGAGTAATGTATAACGGAGAATATAAGGACGCTAAGAAGGATGTTGCAATATTTAGATATCAAGGTTTAACATCAGTAATTCCATTATCGTTAAAGAGACCTATAGTTAACTCTGTGAGTGACTTTAATGAAATAGCCTCTATCATAGACTTAATATTAGAATTAAAGAAGAGGATCGATGAGGGTCATATTTCCGTGTCCTTACTTTATGATTATGAGGAGTATAAACACTTAATCGTAGCTAGTGATGAGAAGTATTTAACTGAATTCTTAGTAAAGGATTGGATAAAAAGAAATTCTCTTAGAAAACACGTTGAGTTTACTATAGACGAGAAGTTATACGGTGTTAGGTTAACTATTGAAAATTATCCGATTAAAATTCCTAATGACCTAATTTCTAACATTGTTTATACTCTTAGAATAATTTACGGTGGCGAGAAGTGA
- a CDS encoding AAA family ATPase codes for MIKRLKIKNFKSYRDSEFEFEKVSIVVGPNGSGKTNLVDAFSFLKQLIRPLSYPPYPFIRWGDYKNVVFMQDENLDISFEIDGEYKGKDYHYEISLNKLQIKKEIINFDSYSMERRGNVIRYENKEMTIPDNLSVFNLFFAQPFIIAYNLNFTLPPELLNFMTNFLNDVGVFRIVPQIAVSPVHFTFPEALDENGRGLVKVISNNLSRINETKQVYDFLVENNISLRPVFTEDGNIRLHFIEKSENNKELILLPASVPDGFIKMLTIIIAVYLLKMSTIIIDEIENSLHLKYIERLVDIMRYSDSQFIATTHSPLIIDFMDPSEIIILDKERGETKVNKVQEPEKLKEKLTENGILLSEWLLY; via the coding sequence GTGATAAAAAGATTAAAGATAAAGAACTTCAAGAGTTACCGTGACAGCGAGTTTGAGTTTGAGAAAGTAAGTATCGTTGTAGGGCCTAACGGTTCTGGTAAAACTAATCTTGTCGACGCTTTTAGTTTTCTAAAGCAACTTATCAGACCTCTATCTTACCCGCCTTATCCTTTCATTCGATGGGGAGATTACAAGAACGTTGTATTTATGCAAGATGAGAATTTGGACATCTCCTTTGAGATCGATGGTGAATATAAGGGTAAAGATTACCATTATGAGATTTCGCTAAATAAGTTGCAGATAAAAAAGGAAATTATAAATTTTGACTCTTACAGTATGGAAAGAAGAGGCAACGTAATAAGATATGAAAATAAAGAGATGACAATTCCTGATAATTTAAGTGTATTTAACTTATTTTTTGCACAACCTTTTATAATAGCATATAATCTCAATTTCACCCTTCCACCTGAACTCTTGAATTTTATGACGAATTTCCTAAATGACGTAGGAGTGTTTAGAATAGTTCCTCAAATAGCAGTATCTCCAGTCCATTTCACATTCCCAGAAGCGTTAGACGAAAACGGTCGCGGGTTAGTTAAGGTGATAAGCAATAACTTGTCTAGAATTAATGAGACTAAACAAGTTTATGATTTCTTAGTTGAAAACAACATCTCTCTAAGACCGGTTTTCACTGAGGACGGAAATATAAGACTACATTTCATTGAAAAGAGTGAAAACAACAAAGAGCTGATTTTACTGCCCGCATCAGTGCCTGACGGTTTTATAAAAATGTTGACAATCATTATAGCTGTGTATCTGTTAAAAATGTCGACAATCATTATCGACGAAATAGAGAACTCCCTCCACCTTAAGTACATTGAAAGACTAGTTGATATAATGCGCTATTCCGACTCACAGTTCATAGCAACTACACATTCGCCACTAATTATCGACTTCATGGATCCTTCAGAAATAATAATTCTTGATAAAGAAAGAGGAGAGACTAAAGTTAATAAAGTACAAGAGCCAGAGAAATTGAAGGAAAAGTTGACTGAGAACGGTATCTTGTTAAGTGAATGGTTATTATACTAA